A window of Thermococcus aggregans contains these coding sequences:
- a CDS encoding ABC transporter substrate-binding protein — MKGKMGVLLVAVVFFGVIASGCIGSQETSETKTTSVELTGDFVKDVVAIGKALESNGINEVKFSAWGSGDPNSVMRVYGIVEAARRINKIWEENGVNVKITITDTHYVASFQDAYQEYLSKQPLGQAGDFFANSYAFLSTLANEGYILDITEYANAYGSVINDFYPSLIEASKFNGKLYGLPQDTEARPLYIRKDVAAKIGFNLEGIEEKVKDGEFTWSDVYYWAKKAKESGVVEWGLIHRKGSAHPDLIQFIFAFGGKLYNEDSGKLVVDVPAIYKWLYVEWKFAQDGLLPKDIMSWDWAKQIHPTIVEGRTLFDIGGTWYWTEWQTKEYYGKEGTPRPLKPEEVQAWFAYTLFPAGEKGLKPVTLSQPFVWMINSKAGQQNPKYEELKDLYHKLAFLMVIKASDPDINAIHSVISAHLPVRKEAAKLISDEKWLNDLKNLNLKLDPKVKENIKDIVATTVHPINAKFLADVSYMLEYTKLAPAHPKYPALADIFKEAVDKVLRGEMTPEEGVNYIIQKVNADPELAQNVEIVGEIPKDWKFP; from the coding sequence CCAGTGGCTGCATTGGCTCACAGGAGACTTCAGAAACCAAAACGACAAGCGTTGAGCTAACAGGAGACTTTGTAAAGGATGTCGTGGCAATAGGCAAGGCGCTTGAAAGCAATGGGATAAATGAAGTAAAGTTCTCCGCATGGGGATCTGGAGACCCCAATAGCGTGATGAGAGTCTATGGAATCGTGGAAGCAGCGAGGAGGATAAACAAAATTTGGGAAGAAAATGGAGTTAATGTGAAGATAACGATAACGGATACCCACTATGTTGCATCTTTCCAAGATGCTTATCAAGAATATCTCAGCAAACAACCTCTGGGACAAGCTGGAGATTTCTTCGCTAATTCTTACGCGTTCCTATCGACTCTTGCGAATGAAGGTTACATTCTGGATATAACCGAATACGCAAACGCGTATGGAAGCGTGATAAACGACTTCTACCCCTCACTCATAGAAGCATCAAAATTCAATGGCAAATTGTACGGTCTGCCTCAGGATACAGAGGCTAGGCCTTTATACATAAGGAAGGACGTTGCAGCAAAAATTGGCTTTAACTTGGAGGGAATTGAAGAAAAAGTTAAGGATGGAGAATTCACGTGGAGCGATGTTTACTACTGGGCTAAAAAAGCAAAGGAAAGCGGAGTAGTTGAGTGGGGATTGATTCACAGAAAAGGATCCGCACATCCAGACTTGATTCAATTCATTTTTGCCTTCGGTGGCAAGCTGTACAACGAAGACTCCGGAAAGCTTGTAGTAGATGTTCCAGCAATCTACAAGTGGCTCTATGTTGAATGGAAGTTCGCCCAAGATGGGCTGCTTCCTAAGGACATAATGAGCTGGGATTGGGCAAAGCAAATTCATCCTACAATAGTTGAAGGAAGAACTCTGTTTGACATTGGAGGTACATGGTACTGGACAGAATGGCAGACCAAGGAGTACTATGGAAAAGAAGGTACCCCAAGGCCTTTGAAACCAGAAGAAGTCCAAGCTTGGTTCGCTTACACACTATTCCCTGCTGGCGAAAAAGGCCTAAAGCCCGTCACACTTAGCCAGCCATTCGTTTGGATGATAAACTCCAAGGCCGGTCAGCAGAATCCGAAATACGAGGAGCTCAAGGATCTCTACCACAAGCTGGCGTTCTTAATGGTAATAAAGGCAAGTGATCCGGACATAAACGCCATCCACAGCGTGATAAGCGCTCACCTACCGGTTAGGAAAGAGGCCGCAAAGCTGATTAGTGACGAAAAGTGGCTCAACGACCTGAAGAACCTCAACCTTAAGCTTGATCCCAAGGTAAAAGAAAACATAAAGGACATCGTTGCCACAACGGTGCACCCAATAAACGCTAAATTCCTTGCCGATGTAAGCTACATGCTTGAATACACGAAGCTGGCTCCAGCACATCCGAAGTATCCAGCGTTGGCTGATATCTTCAAAGAGGCGGTGGATAAAGTATTAAGGGGAGAAATGACACCAGAAGAAGGCGTTAACTACATCATTCAAAAGGTCAATGCGGACCCAGAATTGGCACAAAACGTTGAAATAGTGGGGGAAATCCCAAAAGACTGGAAATTCCCATGA